The following coding sequences lie in one Melopsittacus undulatus isolate bMelUnd1 chromosome 9, bMelUnd1.mat.Z, whole genome shotgun sequence genomic window:
- the AQP9 gene encoding aquaporin-9 isoform X2, producing MMLGCGCVGQSVLSRGVHGGPMTVSVGFAMAVTIAVYVSGGVSGGHINPAVSLAMCVTGRLRWTKLPIYILAQLLGAFTGAAAVFGIYYDAFMEYSNGTLEVIGPNATAHIFATYPAPYLSLINGFADQVISTAVLLLAIFAIFDSRNNSVPKGLEPIAVGLLIIVLTCSLGMNSGCAMNPARDLGPRVFTAIAGWGMEVFTAGNNWWWVPIVAPMLGGILGAVIYIVFIEIHHSDTEPGEENDMHDKYELTNME from the exons ATG atgCTTGGATGTGGGTGTGTGGGCCAGTCTGTCCTTAGCCGAGGAGTCCATGGTGGGCCTATGACAGTATCAGTTGGATTTGCAATGGCAGTCACCATAGCAGTGTATGTGTCTGGGGGGGTTTCTG GTGGTCACATAAACCCAGCCGTTTCATTAGCCATGTGCGTGACTGGAAGATTAAGATGGACCAAATTACCAATTTACATATTAGCACAACTCCTGGGAGCATTCACTGGAGCAGCGGCTGTCTTTGGGATTTATTACG ATGCCTTTATGGAATATAGCAATGGAACACTTGAAGTCATAGGACCTAACGCAACAGCACATATCTTTGCAACATATCCAGCTCCATATCTGTCCCTCATAAATGGATTTGCAGATCAG GTGATATCAACAGCTGTTCTTCTTCTGGCTATATTTGCTATTTTTGACAGCAGAAATAACAGTGTACCTAAGGGCCTGGAGCCAATTGCAGTAGGACTTCTTATAATTGTTCTTACTTGCTCCTTGGGAATGAACAGTGGCTGTGCCATGAATCCAGCGAGGGATCTAGGCCCAAGGGTCTTCACAGCCATTGCAGGATGGGGGATGGAAGTATTCAC ggctgGAAATAATTGGTGGTGGGTCCCTATAGTTGCACCTATGCTGGGAGGCATACTTGGAGCAGTGATCTATATTGTTTTTATTGAAATTCATCACTCAGATACTGAgccaggagaagaaaatgacatGCATGATAAATATGAACTGACGAACATGGAGTAA
- the AQP9 gene encoding aquaporin-9 isoform X1: protein MSRKSKRSLKEKFAFKNSLVKEALSEFLGTFILIMLGCGCVGQSVLSRGVHGGPMTVSVGFAMAVTIAVYVSGGVSGGHINPAVSLAMCVTGRLRWTKLPIYILAQLLGAFTGAAAVFGIYYDAFMEYSNGTLEVIGPNATAHIFATYPAPYLSLINGFADQVISTAVLLLAIFAIFDSRNNSVPKGLEPIAVGLLIIVLTCSLGMNSGCAMNPARDLGPRVFTAIAGWGMEVFTAGNNWWWVPIVAPMLGGILGAVIYIVFIEIHHSDTEPGEENDMHDKYELTNME from the exons ATGAGCCGGAAAAGCAAAAGgagtttaaaggagaaatttGCCTTCAAGAACAGCTTGGTTAAAGAAGCCCTCTCAGAATTCCTGGGAACTTTTATACTGATA atgCTTGGATGTGGGTGTGTGGGCCAGTCTGTCCTTAGCCGAGGAGTCCATGGTGGGCCTATGACAGTATCAGTTGGATTTGCAATGGCAGTCACCATAGCAGTGTATGTGTCTGGGGGGGTTTCTG GTGGTCACATAAACCCAGCCGTTTCATTAGCCATGTGCGTGACTGGAAGATTAAGATGGACCAAATTACCAATTTACATATTAGCACAACTCCTGGGAGCATTCACTGGAGCAGCGGCTGTCTTTGGGATTTATTACG ATGCCTTTATGGAATATAGCAATGGAACACTTGAAGTCATAGGACCTAACGCAACAGCACATATCTTTGCAACATATCCAGCTCCATATCTGTCCCTCATAAATGGATTTGCAGATCAG GTGATATCAACAGCTGTTCTTCTTCTGGCTATATTTGCTATTTTTGACAGCAGAAATAACAGTGTACCTAAGGGCCTGGAGCCAATTGCAGTAGGACTTCTTATAATTGTTCTTACTTGCTCCTTGGGAATGAACAGTGGCTGTGCCATGAATCCAGCGAGGGATCTAGGCCCAAGGGTCTTCACAGCCATTGCAGGATGGGGGATGGAAGTATTCAC ggctgGAAATAATTGGTGGTGGGTCCCTATAGTTGCACCTATGCTGGGAGGCATACTTGGAGCAGTGATCTATATTGTTTTTATTGAAATTCATCACTCAGATACTGAgccaggagaagaaaatgacatGCATGATAAATATGAACTGACGAACATGGAGTAA